A single Pseudomonas sp. DC1.2 DNA region contains:
- the ligB gene encoding NAD-dependent DNA ligase LigB encodes MLPHLRLFFTLLLTSLTANATDCPDWSPHRTQAEITTLQQQIDLWDDSYHRNGQTLIADELYDQSRARLTQWRHCFNLGPPAEPLRTAGGKVTHPIPHTGLEKLHQGHDVERWLRNRKDVWIQPKVDGVAVTLIYQKGLLQQAISRGDGVQGQDWTASARQIQAIPQQLSQPLDLLLQGELYWRLNDHVQARAGSLNARAIVAGLMARNVLDTEQAATIGLFVWDWPQGPTSLPARAAALATLGFPTTEPFSHPVNVFADAEHWRDHWYRTPQPFASDGVVLRQDQRPPAERWQARTPYWGVAWKYPFAQALAEVRKVNFKIGRTGRITPVLELLPVMLDDRQIKRVSASSLQRWQALDIRPGDQVAISLAGLTIPRLDGVVLRGAERPKLSPPLAADFHPLSCWQPSPGCESQFLARLTWLSGKQGLALPHVGPGTWAKLLETGRLNGLLDWLTLDAQELANIAGFGERSSARLLNSFESARQRPFARWLKALGLPATGQARLADSWQVLAERSTEQWQAEAGIGPERAAQLSAFFRDPQVLALSETLRVAGIDGF; translated from the coding sequence ATGCTCCCCCACCTGCGCCTGTTTTTCACCCTGTTGCTCACATCCCTGACGGCCAATGCGACCGACTGCCCCGACTGGTCGCCACACCGCACACAGGCCGAAATCACCACCCTGCAACAGCAAATAGACCTCTGGGACGATAGCTACCACCGCAACGGCCAGACGCTGATCGCCGACGAACTTTACGACCAGTCCCGAGCAAGGCTGACGCAATGGCGCCACTGCTTCAACCTCGGCCCGCCCGCCGAACCGCTGAGAACGGCGGGCGGTAAGGTGACTCACCCAATCCCTCACACCGGACTGGAAAAGCTGCATCAGGGCCACGACGTTGAGCGTTGGTTGCGCAACCGCAAGGATGTCTGGATTCAGCCCAAGGTTGATGGCGTGGCAGTGACCCTGATCTACCAAAAAGGCTTGCTGCAGCAGGCGATCAGTCGGGGTGATGGAGTGCAAGGCCAGGACTGGACCGCGTCGGCGCGCCAGATCCAAGCCATTCCCCAACAGTTGTCGCAACCGCTGGACTTGCTGCTGCAAGGCGAACTCTATTGGCGCCTGAACGATCATGTTCAAGCGCGTGCCGGCAGCCTGAATGCCCGCGCGATCGTGGCCGGACTGATGGCGCGCAACGTGCTGGACACCGAGCAGGCGGCCACAATAGGACTGTTTGTCTGGGACTGGCCACAAGGCCCGACAAGCTTGCCAGCTCGGGCGGCGGCACTGGCAACCTTGGGCTTCCCGACAACTGAGCCTTTTAGTCATCCCGTCAACGTGTTCGCCGATGCCGAGCACTGGCGTGACCACTGGTATCGCACCCCGCAACCGTTCGCCAGTGACGGCGTTGTCCTGCGCCAGGATCAGCGCCCGCCCGCAGAGCGCTGGCAGGCTCGGACGCCTTACTGGGGCGTTGCCTGGAAATACCCTTTCGCCCAGGCCTTGGCCGAGGTGCGCAAGGTCAACTTCAAAATCGGCCGCACCGGGCGAATCACCCCCGTACTTGAGCTTTTGCCGGTCATGCTCGATGACCGACAGATCAAGCGCGTGAGCGCCAGCTCCTTGCAACGCTGGCAAGCACTGGACATTCGTCCCGGCGATCAAGTCGCCATCAGCCTCGCAGGCCTGACCATTCCAAGGCTTGATGGCGTCGTGTTGCGCGGCGCCGAACGCCCGAAACTGAGCCCGCCGCTGGCAGCAGACTTCCACCCCCTGAGTTGCTGGCAACCATCGCCGGGCTGCGAGAGCCAATTCCTCGCACGATTGACGTGGCTCAGCGGCAAGCAAGGACTGGCTTTGCCCCATGTCGGCCCCGGCACGTGGGCGAAACTTCTCGAAACAGGCAGATTAAACGGACTTCTGGATTGGTTGACCCTCGATGCCCAAGAGCTTGCTAACATTGCCGGCTTCGGCGAGCGCAGCAGCGCTCGCCTTTTAAACAGTTTTGAAAGCGCACGCCAACGCCCTTTCGCTCGCTGGCTCAAAGCCCTGGGTTTGCCTGCGACCGGACAAGCGCGCCTCGCCGATTCATGGCAAGTGCTGGCAGAACGCAGCACCGAACAATGGCAAGCAGAAGCGGGTATCGGCCCGGAACGCGCGGCGCAGTTGAGCGCATTCTTCCGCGACCCACAGGTCCTGGCCCTGAGCGAAACACTACGCGTTGCCGGCATTGACGGCTTCTAG
- a CDS encoding phosphoglycerate kinase — MTVLKMTDLDLQGKRVLIREDLNVPVKDGVVTSDARILASLPTIKLALEKGAAVMVCSHLGRPTEGEFSAENSLKPVADYLSKALSREVPLVADYLGGVDVKAGDVVLFENVRFNKGEKSNADELAQQYAALCDVFVMDAFGTAHRAEGSTHGVAKFAKIAAAGPLLAAELDALGKALGAPAQPMAAIVAGSKVSTKLDVLNSLSQICNQLIVGGGIANTFLAAAGHPVGKSLYEPDLLDTARAIAAKVSVPLPVDVVVAKEFAESATATVKLIADVAVDDMILDIGPQTAANFAELLKSSKTILWNGPVGVFEFDQFGNGTKVLANAIAQSSAFSIAGGGDTLAAIDKYGVADQISYISTGGGAFLEFVEGKVLPAVEVLESRAKA, encoded by the coding sequence ATGACCGTGTTGAAGATGACCGACCTCGATCTGCAAGGTAAACGCGTACTGATCCGCGAAGACCTCAACGTCCCAGTCAAGGACGGTGTTGTCACCAGCGACGCGCGAATCCTGGCTTCGCTGCCGACCATCAAGCTGGCCCTGGAAAAAGGCGCGGCCGTCATGGTCTGCTCGCACCTTGGCCGTCCGACTGAAGGCGAGTTCTCGGCCGAGAACAGCCTCAAGCCAGTCGCCGATTACTTGAGCAAAGCCCTGAGCCGCGAAGTGCCGCTGGTCGCCGATTATTTGGGCGGCGTTGACGTGAAGGCCGGCGACGTCGTGCTGTTCGAAAACGTGCGCTTCAACAAGGGCGAGAAAAGCAACGCTGACGAGCTGGCCCAGCAATACGCTGCCTTGTGCGACGTGTTTGTGATGGACGCCTTTGGCACCGCTCACCGCGCCGAGGGTTCGACCCACGGCGTGGCCAAGTTCGCCAAAATCGCCGCCGCAGGCCCGCTGCTGGCGGCCGAACTGGACGCCTTGGGTAAAGCGCTCGGCGCCCCGGCCCAGCCAATGGCGGCGATTGTTGCCGGCTCCAAGGTGTCGACCAAACTCGACGTCCTTAACAGCCTTAGCCAGATCTGCAACCAGTTGATCGTTGGCGGCGGCATTGCCAACACGTTCCTGGCCGCTGCCGGTCACCCAGTCGGCAAGTCGCTGTACGAGCCGGACCTGCTGGACACCGCCCGCGCCATCGCCGCCAAAGTCAGCGTGCCGCTGCCAGTGGACGTTGTGGTTGCCAAGGAATTCGCTGAAAGCGCCACCGCCACCGTCAAGCTGATCGCGGACGTGGCTGTTGACGACATGATCCTGGACATCGGCCCACAGACAGCGGCGAATTTCGCTGAGCTGTTGAAGTCGTCCAAGACCATTCTGTGGAACGGCCCGGTCGGTGTGTTCGAATTCGATCAGTTTGGTAACGGCACCAAAGTGCTGGCCAACGCTATCGCACAAAGCTCGGCGTTCTCCATTGCGGGCGGCGGCGATACCTTGGCGGCTATCGATAAATACGGCGTAGCCGATCAGATCTCCTACATTTCCACAGGTGGCGGCGCGTTCCTTGAGTTCGTCGAAGGCAAAGTGCTGCCAGCCGTTGAAGTCCTGGAAAGCCGGGCTAAGGCCTGA
- the metK gene encoding methionine adenosyltransferase, translating into MSEYSLFTSESVSEGHPDKIADQISDAVLDAIIAEDKFARVACETLVKTGVAIIAGEVTTSAWVDLEDIVRNVIIDIGYTSSDVGFDGATCGVMNIIGKQSPDINQGVDRAKPEDQGAGDQGLMFGYASNETDVLMPAPITFSHQLVQRQAEARKSGLLPWLRPDAKSQVTCRYEGGKVVGIDAVVLSTQHNPEVSYKDLREGVMELIVKHVLPAELLTKDTQFHINPTGQFIIGGPVGDCGLTGRKIIVDSYGGMARHGGGAFSGKDPSKVDRSAAYAGRYVAKNIVAAGLAERCEIQVSYAIGVAQPTSISLNTFGTGKISDNKIVKLVRDVFDLRPYAITTMLDLLHPMYKETAAYGHFGRTPQTKTVGDDTFTTFTWEKTDRAEALRSAAGL; encoded by the coding sequence ATGAGCGAATACTCCCTCTTCACCTCAGAGTCCGTGTCCGAAGGACATCCGGACAAAATCGCCGACCAGATTTCCGATGCGGTGCTGGACGCCATCATTGCTGAAGACAAGTTCGCCCGTGTGGCGTGCGAGACGCTGGTAAAAACCGGCGTGGCGATCATCGCCGGCGAAGTCACCACCTCGGCCTGGGTCGATCTGGAAGACATCGTCCGTAACGTGATTATCGACATCGGCTATACCAGTTCCGACGTCGGCTTCGACGGCGCTACCTGCGGCGTGATGAACATCATTGGCAAGCAATCGCCAGACATCAACCAGGGTGTCGACCGTGCCAAGCCTGAAGATCAGGGTGCCGGCGACCAAGGCCTGATGTTCGGCTACGCCAGCAACGAAACCGACGTGCTGATGCCAGCACCGATCACCTTCTCGCACCAATTGGTTCAGCGTCAGGCCGAAGCCCGTAAATCCGGCCTGCTGCCTTGGCTGCGTCCGGACGCCAAGTCCCAGGTGACCTGCCGTTACGAAGGCGGCAAGGTGGTGGGGATCGACGCCGTTGTACTGTCGACCCAACACAACCCTGAAGTCTCGTACAAAGACCTGCGCGAAGGCGTGATGGAATTGATCGTCAAGCACGTGCTGCCTGCCGAACTGCTGACCAAAGATACCCAGTTCCACATCAACCCGACTGGCCAGTTCATCATCGGTGGCCCAGTGGGCGACTGCGGCCTGACCGGTCGCAAGATCATCGTTGACAGCTACGGCGGCATGGCCCGTCACGGCGGCGGCGCGTTCTCCGGCAAAGATCCATCGAAGGTTGACCGTTCGGCCGCCTACGCAGGCCGTTACGTTGCCAAGAACATCGTCGCTGCCGGCCTGGCCGAGCGCTGCGAGATTCAGGTTTCCTACGCGATCGGTGTAGCCCAGCCGACGTCGATTTCGTTGAACACCTTCGGCACCGGCAAAATCAGCGACAATAAAATCGTCAAACTGGTTCGCGACGTGTTCGACCTGCGTCCTTACGCGATCACCACCATGCTCGACCTGCTGCACCCGATGTATAAGGAAACCGCAGCTTACGGCCACTTCGGTCGCACTCCGCAAACCAAAACAGTCGGTGACGATACGTTCACCACGTTCACCTGGGAAAAAACCGACCGCGCCGAAGCCCTGCGCTCCGCTGCTGGTTTGTAA
- the epd gene encoding erythrose-4-phosphate dehydrogenase, with translation MPQPRPYKVALNGYGRIGRCVLRALFERGEKAGFEIVAINDLADMASIEYLTRFDSTHGRFPGEVRVEDDCLHIQGNCVKVLRSATPEGIDWASLGVDLVLECSGAYHTREDGQRFLDAGAPRVLFSQPMASEADVDATIVYGVNQDCLTGDELLVSNASCTTNCGVPLLRLLDQAIGLEYVSITTIHSAMNDQPVIDAYHHEDLRRTRSAFQSVIPVSTGLARGIERLLPELAGRIQAKAVRVPTVNVSCLDITMQTVSDTDATEVNRILREAATSGPLKGLLAYTELPHASCDFNHDPHSAIVDASQTRVSGPRLVNILAWFDNEWGFANRMLDVAEHYLQIAAPKPDALKTASPKP, from the coding sequence ATGCCTCAACCGCGTCCTTACAAAGTTGCACTCAACGGCTATGGTCGGATTGGTCGTTGCGTCTTGCGTGCGTTGTTCGAGCGAGGCGAGAAGGCCGGGTTTGAAATTGTCGCGATCAACGATCTGGCCGACATGGCCAGTATCGAGTACCTGACACGCTTCGACTCCACTCACGGGCGCTTTCCCGGCGAAGTGAGGGTTGAGGACGATTGTCTGCATATTCAGGGCAACTGCGTGAAGGTGTTGCGCAGTGCCACCCCCGAAGGCATCGATTGGGCATCGCTTGGTGTCGATCTGGTGCTGGAGTGCTCCGGCGCTTACCACACCCGTGAAGATGGCCAGCGGTTCCTCGACGCCGGCGCGCCACGGGTATTGTTTTCCCAGCCGATGGCCAGCGAAGCGGATGTTGACGCCACCATCGTCTATGGCGTGAACCAGGATTGCCTGACCGGTGACGAGTTGCTGGTGTCTAACGCCTCTTGCACCACCAACTGTGGCGTGCCGCTGTTGCGTCTGCTGGATCAGGCCATCGGTCTGGAGTATGTGTCGATCACCACGATTCACTCGGCGATGAACGACCAGCCGGTGATCGATGCCTACCACCATGAAGACCTGCGCCGCACCCGTTCGGCGTTCCAGTCGGTGATCCCTGTGTCCACGGGGCTGGCGCGTGGCATCGAGCGCCTGCTGCCGGAACTTGCGGGACGGATTCAGGCCAAAGCCGTAAGGGTGCCGACGGTGAACGTGTCTTGCCTCGACATTACGATGCAGACCGTGAGCGATACCGACGCCACCGAGGTCAACCGGATCCTGCGTGAGGCCGCCACCAGCGGCCCGCTAAAAGGCCTTTTGGCCTACACCGAGTTACCTCACGCCAGTTGTGATTTTAATCATGACCCGCATTCGGCCATCGTCGATGCCAGTCAGACCCGCGTTTCCGGCCCACGGCTGGTGAACATCCTGGCCTGGTTTGATAACGAATGGGGTTTTGCCAACCGAATGCTTGACGTTGCAGAGCACTACCTGCAAATAGCTGCGCCAAAGCCTGACGCTCTAAAAACTGCCTCTCCAAAACCGTAA
- a CDS encoding cytochrome c — MTLKRLSVVLLACLTLSACGGVDPNSPLGQRKAIFKQMLKTGEDLGGMLRGRIPFDGPKFADGAVKLDALSHEPWKHFPQVREDDHTSAKDDVWQKQARFQEMARTLEAATGELVIASKVQPYKASNLGPAVQKVEDACSACHKEFRNH; from the coding sequence ATGACTCTTAAAAGACTTTCTGTTGTATTGCTGGCCTGCCTGACCTTGTCCGCTTGTGGCGGTGTCGACCCAAACTCTCCGCTGGGTCAGCGCAAGGCGATCTTCAAACAGATGCTCAAGACCGGTGAAGACCTTGGCGGAATGTTGCGTGGGCGTATTCCGTTCGACGGCCCGAAATTCGCAGACGGCGCGGTGAAGCTTGATGCGCTGTCCCATGAGCCCTGGAAGCATTTCCCTCAAGTGCGTGAGGACGACCACACCAGCGCGAAGGACGACGTCTGGCAGAAACAGGCGCGCTTCCAGGAAATGGCCCGCACGCTTGAGGCGGCTACCGGCGAGTTGGTGATTGCCAGCAAGGTTCAGCCTTACAAGGCCAGCAACTTGGGGCCGGCGGTGCAGAAGGTCGAAGATGCTTGCAGTGCGTGCCATAAAGAATTTCGCAATCATTGA
- a CDS encoding MliC family protein produces the protein MKGFIAVMALALLAGCANMDLFKSSAPVDSWTTWTCDSQAKVLWRYTDDSHKAVDVRLGGADQVYRLKLEPGAEGALYSNDMLAFHVKGAEGLVYWVATNDLIGRGCKAP, from the coding sequence ATGAAAGGCTTTATCGCCGTGATGGCGCTGGCACTGTTGGCCGGTTGCGCCAATATGGACCTGTTCAAATCGTCCGCGCCTGTTGATAGCTGGACCACCTGGACCTGCGACAGCCAGGCCAAAGTCCTCTGGCGCTACACCGACGATAGCCACAAGGCTGTCGACGTGCGCCTCGGCGGCGCCGATCAGGTGTACCGCTTGAAGCTTGAGCCGGGCGCCGAAGGGGCGTTGTACAGCAATGACATGCTGGCGTTTCACGTCAAAGGGGCGGAAGGCCTGGTGTATTGGGTCGCCACCAATGATTTGATTGGCCGCGGTTGCAAAGCACCCTAA
- the tkt gene encoding transketolase, whose amino-acid sequence MPSRRERANAIRALSMDAVQKANSGHPGAPMGMADIAEVLWRDYLKHNPSNPSFADRDRFVLSNGHGSMLIYSLLHLTGYDLSIDDLKNFRQLHSRTPGHPEFGYTPGVETTTGPLGQGLANAVGFALAEKVLAAQFNRPGHNVVDHHTYVFLGDGCMMEGISHEVGSLAGTLGLGKLIAFYDDNGISIDGEVEGWFTDDTPKRFEAYNWQVIRNVDGHDPEEIKIAIETARKSELPTLICCKTTIGFGSPNKQGKEDCHGAPLGDAEIALTRAALKWNYGPFDIPADIYAEWDAKEAGHAAEAEWDQRFAAYSAAFPELANELVRRLSGELPADFAEKASAYIAEVAAKGETIASRKASQNALNAFGPLLPELLGGSADLAGSNLTLWKGCKGVSAEDASGNYMYYGVREFGMSAIMNGVSLHGGLVPYGATFLMFMEYARNAVRMASLMKKRVVFVYTHDSIGLGEDGPTHQPIEQLASLRCTPNLDTWRPADAVESAVCWKLALERKDGPSALIFSRQNLQHQTRDAGQIADIARGGYVLKDCAGEPELILISTGSEVGLAVQAYDKLTEQGRKVRVVSMPCTSVFDAQDAGYKQAVLPLQVSARIAIEAAHADYWYKYVGLEGRVIGMTTFGESAPAPALFEEFGFTLENILGQAEELLED is encoded by the coding sequence ATGCCCAGCCGTCGTGAGCGTGCCAACGCCATTCGTGCCCTCAGCATGGATGCCGTGCAAAAAGCCAACAGCGGCCATCCCGGTGCCCCTATGGGCATGGCGGATATCGCCGAAGTGCTTTGGCGTGACTACCTGAAGCACAACCCGAGCAATCCATCGTTTGCCGACCGTGACCGCTTCGTGCTGTCCAACGGCCACGGCTCGATGTTGATTTACTCGCTGCTGCACCTGACCGGTTACGACCTGTCGATCGATGATCTGAAAAACTTCCGCCAGTTGCACAGCCGCACCCCGGGCCACCCTGAGTTCGGCTACACCCCAGGCGTTGAAACCACCACCGGCCCACTGGGTCAGGGTCTGGCCAACGCGGTTGGTTTTGCCCTGGCTGAAAAAGTCCTGGCCGCGCAGTTCAACCGTCCGGGTCATAACGTGGTCGATCACCACACCTACGTGTTCTTGGGTGATGGCTGCATGATGGAAGGCATTTCCCACGAAGTCGGCTCGCTGGCCGGTACGTTGGGTTTGGGCAAACTGATTGCTTTCTACGATGACAACGGCATCTCCATCGACGGCGAAGTCGAAGGCTGGTTCACCGATGACACCCCTAAGCGTTTCGAAGCCTATAACTGGCAAGTGATCCGCAACGTTGATGGCCACGATCCGGAAGAGATCAAGATCGCGATCGAAACCGCGCGTAAAAGCGAGCTGCCGACGCTGATCTGCTGCAAGACCACCATCGGTTTCGGTTCGCCGAACAAGCAGGGTAAAGAAGACTGCCACGGCGCTCCGTTGGGTGACGCCGAAATCGCGCTGACCCGCGCCGCGCTGAAGTGGAACTACGGCCCGTTCGACATCCCGGCTGACATCTATGCCGAGTGGGACGCCAAGGAAGCCGGGCACGCCGCTGAAGCCGAGTGGGATCAGCGGTTTGCTGCCTACTCGGCGGCCTTCCCTGAGCTGGCCAACGAGCTGGTCCGTCGTCTGAGCGGCGAGTTGCCGGCTGACTTTGCCGAAAAAGCTTCGGCTTATATTGCTGAAGTCGCGGCCAAGGGCGAAACCATCGCCAGCCGTAAAGCCAGCCAGAATGCACTGAATGCCTTTGGCCCGCTGTTGCCTGAGTTGCTGGGCGGCTCGGCTGACCTGGCCGGTTCCAACCTGACGTTGTGGAAAGGTTGCAAGGGTGTTTCGGCAGAAGACGCCAGCGGCAACTACATGTACTACGGTGTTCGCGAATTCGGCATGAGCGCGATCATGAACGGCGTATCTCTGCACGGCGGCCTGGTGCCTTACGGTGCGACCTTCCTGATGTTCATGGAATACGCGCGCAACGCGGTACGCATGGCGTCGCTGATGAAGAAACGCGTGGTGTTCGTCTACACCCACGACTCTATCGGTCTGGGCGAAGACGGCCCAACTCACCAGCCGATCGAGCAACTGGCCAGCTTGCGCTGCACGCCGAACCTCGATACCTGGCGTCCAGCCGACGCTGTTGAGTCGGCGGTGTGCTGGAAACTGGCGCTGGAACGTAAGGACGGCCCTTCGGCGCTGATCTTCTCGCGTCAGAACCTGCAGCACCAAACCCGTGATGCCGGTCAGATTGCCGACATTGCCCGTGGTGGTTATGTGTTGAAAGATTGCGCCGGCGAGCCGGAGTTGATCCTGATCTCCACCGGTTCGGAAGTGGGCCTGGCGGTTCAGGCTTACGACAAACTGACCGAGCAAGGTCGCAAGGTGCGTGTTGTCTCGATGCCGTGTACCAGCGTGTTCGATGCCCAGGACGCCGGCTACAAGCAAGCGGTTCTGCCGTTGCAGGTCAGTGCCCGTATTGCCATCGAGGCCGCTCACGCGGACTACTGGTACAAATACGTGGGCCTGGAAGGCCGCGTCATTGGCATGACCACTTTCGGCGAGTCGGCGCCTGCGCCAGCCTTGTTCGAAGAGTTCGGTTTCACCCTGGAAAACATCCTGGGTCAGGCTGAAGAGCTGCTGGAAGACTAA
- a CDS encoding DUF1090 domain-containing protein encodes MKFLSPLVLLTLCSVMATPLMATEDAPGLTGCAAKKQGIINQIELAKAHGNPDQQAGLETALSEVTAHCTDASLKKERENKVLDAKHDVSKRQADLDKAMKKGDADKINSRKDKLAESRKALQDALDELDK; translated from the coding sequence ATGAAATTTCTTTCACCGCTCGTCCTGCTGACCCTTTGCAGTGTGATGGCTACTCCACTGATGGCTACTGAAGACGCCCCCGGACTAACCGGCTGCGCCGCCAAGAAGCAAGGCATCATCAACCAGATCGAATTGGCCAAGGCGCACGGCAACCCCGATCAACAGGCGGGCCTGGAAACTGCACTGAGCGAAGTCACCGCCCATTGCACCGATGCATCGTTGAAGAAAGAACGGGAAAACAAGGTGCTTGACGCCAAACACGACGTCAGCAAGCGTCAGGCGGACCTCGACAAGGCCATGAAGAAAGGCGATGCCGACAAGATCAACAGTCGCAAAGACAAACTCGCCGAGTCCCGCAAGGCATTGCAGGATGCACTCGACGAACTGGATAAGTAA
- a CDS encoding metalloregulator ArsR/SmtB family transcription factor — translation MNLRVPSIRHDDCDELAALGKAGGDPLRLNVLRALANDSFGVLELAQIFGMGQSGMSHHLKVLAQADLVATRREGNAIFYRRALPHTELLGGKLHAALLEEVDNLTLPTDVQARIAQVHGQRAAASQDFFSRVAEKFRAQQDLIAGLPQYRDSVLALLDKLSFSDGATAIEVGPGDGGFLPELARRFTQVTALDNSPAMLELARQVCERETLTNVSLQLADALNGVGIQADCVVLNMVLHHFAAPAEALKHMASLLQPGGSLLVTELCSHNQSWAREACGDLWLGFEQDDLARWATAAGLVPGESLYVGLRNGFQIQVRHFQRPTGDTHHR, via the coding sequence ATGAATTTACGTGTGCCTTCCATTCGACATGACGATTGCGATGAGCTGGCGGCCCTGGGCAAGGCCGGCGGCGATCCTCTGCGGTTGAATGTATTGCGCGCATTGGCCAACGATTCGTTTGGTGTACTGGAACTGGCGCAGATCTTCGGCATGGGCCAGTCGGGCATGAGTCATCACCTCAAGGTATTGGCCCAGGCCGACCTGGTGGCGACTCGCCGTGAAGGCAACGCGATTTTCTACCGCCGCGCCCTGCCCCACACCGAACTGCTGGGCGGAAAGCTACACGCCGCCTTGCTCGAAGAGGTGGACAACCTGACGCTGCCGACTGACGTGCAGGCGCGGATCGCTCAGGTCCACGGCCAACGAGCTGCGGCCAGCCAAGACTTTTTCTCACGGGTGGCGGAGAAGTTTCGCGCCCAGCAAGACCTGATCGCCGGCCTGCCGCAATACCGCGACAGCGTGCTGGCACTGCTCGACAAGTTAAGTTTCAGTGACGGCGCCACCGCCATTGAAGTCGGCCCCGGCGACGGCGGTTTTCTGCCGGAGCTGGCGCGCCGCTTCACGCAGGTGACGGCGCTGGACAACAGCCCGGCGATGCTCGAACTGGCGCGACAGGTCTGCGAACGTGAAACGCTGACTAACGTCAGCCTGCAACTGGCCGATGCACTGAATGGTGTCGGCATCCAGGCTGATTGCGTTGTACTGAACATGGTGCTGCACCATTTCGCCGCGCCGGCCGAAGCGCTCAAGCACATGGCCAGCCTGCTGCAACCAGGCGGTAGCCTGCTCGTGACAGAGTTATGTAGCCACAACCAGAGTTGGGCCAGGGAGGCCTGCGGTGATCTATGGTTGGGGTTTGAACAGGACGATTTGGCCCGTTGGGCCACCGCTGCGGGACTCGTTCCCGGGGAAAGCCTCTATGTAGGCTTACGTAATGGTTTCCAGATCCAGGTCCGCCACTTTCAGCGACCGACTGGCGACACTCACCATCGGTAA
- the fba gene encoding class II fructose-bisphosphate aldolase (catalyzes the reversible aldol condensation of dihydroxyacetonephosphate and glyceraldehyde 3-phosphate in the Calvin cycle, glycolysis, and/or gluconeogenesis): MALISMRQMLDHAAEFGYGVPAFNVNNLEQMRAIMEAADKTDSPVIVQASAGARKYAGAPFLRHLILAAIEEFPHIPVCMHQDHGTSPDVCQRSIQLGFSSVMMDGSLGEDGKTPTDYDYNVRVTQQTVALAHACGVSVEGELGCLGSLETGMAGEEDGIGAEGVLDHSQMLTDPEEAADFVKRTQVDALAIAIGTSHGAYKFTKPPTGDVLAIDRIKEIHKRIPNTHLVMHGSSSVPQEWLAIINQYGGDIKETYGVPVEEIVEGIKHGVRKVNIDTDLRLASTGAMRRLMATNPSEFDPRKFFGATVTAMRDVCIARYEAFGTAGNASKIKPISLEAMYQRYLKGELNAKVN; encoded by the coding sequence ATGGCACTTATCAGCATGCGCCAGATGCTGGACCACGCAGCCGAGTTCGGCTACGGCGTTCCAGCCTTTAACGTCAACAACCTTGAGCAGATGCGCGCCATCATGGAAGCCGCTGACAAGACTGACTCTCCGGTGATCGTCCAGGCTTCGGCCGGCGCCCGTAAATACGCTGGCGCGCCGTTCCTGCGTCACTTGATTCTGGCTGCGATCGAAGAATTCCCGCACATCCCGGTGTGCATGCACCAAGACCACGGCACCAGCCCTGACGTCTGCCAGCGCTCCATCCAGCTGGGCTTCAGCTCGGTCATGATGGACGGCTCCCTGGGCGAAGACGGCAAGACGCCGACCGACTACGACTACAACGTGCGTGTCACCCAACAAACCGTCGCCCTGGCCCACGCCTGCGGCGTTTCGGTAGAAGGCGAGCTGGGTTGCCTGGGTTCGCTGGAAACCGGCATGGCCGGTGAAGAAGATGGTATCGGTGCCGAAGGCGTTCTGGATCACAGCCAAATGCTGACCGACCCGGAAGAAGCCGCGGACTTCGTCAAACGCACCCAGGTCGATGCCTTGGCCATCGCCATCGGCACCAGCCACGGCGCCTACAAGTTCACCAAGCCACCTACTGGCGACGTGCTGGCGATCGACCGCATCAAAGAAATCCACAAACGCATCCCGAATACTCACTTGGTGATGCATGGTTCGTCTTCGGTTCCGCAAGAGTGGCTGGCGATCATCAACCAGTACGGCGGCGACATCAAAGAAACCTACGGCGTACCGGTTGAAGAAATCGTCGAAGGCATCAAGCACGGCGTGCGCAAGGTCAACATCGACACCGACCTGCGCCTGGCGTCCACTGGTGCGATGCGTCGCCTGATGGCCACCAACCCGAGCGAATTTGATCCACGTAAATTCTTCGGCGCGACCGTGACTGCGATGCGTGATGTGTGTATTGCTCGTTATGAAGCCTTCGGGACTGCCGGTAATGCTTCGAAGATCAAGCCGATCTCGTTGGAAGCGATGTATCAGCGTTATTTGAAAGGTGAGTTGAATGCCAAGGTCAACTAA